The following are from one region of the Halolamina litorea genome:
- a CDS encoding acyl-CoA dehydrogenase family protein has protein sequence MLDYVGLEADLGEEERLIRDTARDFVDSEVRGDIGQHWLDGTFPTDLIPKMGELGFYAPNLDGYGSPNVSETAYGLLMQELEAADSGLRSMASVQGALVMYPIHAFGSEAQKERWLPKLGAGEAVGCFGLTEPEHGSNPSAMETYAVKEGDEYVLNGSKTWITNSPIADVAVVWAKDRSAEGNPVRGFLVETDTDGVTTNKIDEKLSLRASITGEIALQNAHVPEDAVLPGVTGMKGPLSCLTQARYGIAWGAVGAARDCFETAREYAIDREQFGGPIGRFQLQQQKLAEMATQITTAQLLAYRLADLKERGDLRPQHVSMAKRNNVRVAREQAPVAREMLGGNGIVADHSPMRHMANMETVYTYEGTHDIHTLILGEDLTGIAAFE, from the coding sequence ATGCTCGACTACGTCGGACTCGAGGCGGACCTCGGCGAGGAGGAACGACTCATCCGCGACACCGCGCGTGACTTCGTCGACTCGGAGGTCCGGGGCGACATCGGCCAGCACTGGCTCGACGGGACCTTCCCGACGGATCTGATCCCGAAGATGGGCGAGCTGGGCTTCTACGCGCCCAACCTCGACGGGTACGGCTCACCGAACGTCTCCGAGACGGCCTACGGCCTGTTGATGCAGGAACTCGAAGCGGCCGACTCGGGGCTGCGCTCGATGGCCTCCGTGCAGGGCGCGCTGGTCATGTACCCGATCCACGCGTTCGGGAGCGAGGCCCAGAAGGAACGCTGGCTGCCGAAACTCGGCGCCGGCGAGGCGGTGGGCTGTTTCGGCCTGACCGAGCCCGAACACGGCTCGAACCCCAGCGCGATGGAGACGTACGCGGTGAAGGAGGGCGACGAGTACGTGCTCAACGGCTCGAAGACGTGGATCACCAACTCCCCGATCGCCGACGTGGCGGTCGTCTGGGCGAAGGACCGCTCGGCGGAGGGGAACCCGGTCCGCGGGTTCCTCGTCGAGACCGACACCGACGGCGTGACCACGAACAAGATCGACGAGAAGCTCTCGCTGCGGGCGTCGATCACCGGCGAGATCGCGCTCCAGAACGCCCACGTACCCGAGGACGCCGTGCTGCCGGGCGTCACCGGGATGAAGGGGCCGCTCTCCTGTCTGACCCAAGCGCGCTACGGCATCGCGTGGGGCGCCGTCGGCGCCGCGCGGGACTGCTTCGAGACCGCACGGGAGTACGCCATCGACCGCGAGCAGTTCGGCGGCCCGATCGGGCGCTTCCAACTCCAGCAGCAGAAACTGGCGGAGATGGCGACCCAGATCACGACCGCGCAGTTGCTCGCCTACCGTCTGGCGGACCTGAAAGAGCGCGGCGACCTCCGGCCCCAGCACGTCTCGATGGCCAAGCGCAACAACGTCCGGGTGGCCCGCGAGCAGGCGCCGGTCGCCCGCGAGATGCTCGGCGGCAACGGTATCGTCGCCGACCACTCGCCGATGCGCCACATGGCGAACATGGAGACGGTGTACACCTACGAGGGCACCCACGACATCCACACACTCATCCTGGGCGAGGATCTGACGGGGATCGCGGCCTTCGAGTAG
- a CDS encoding DUF7559 family protein, whose product MPATKEVKCTSDDCELDMFENHYTYDIADDHSVEDLSCPLCGGGSLEEIEL is encoded by the coding sequence ATGCCCGCCACGAAGGAGGTCAAGTGTACGAGCGACGACTGCGAGCTGGACATGTTCGAGAACCACTACACGTACGACATCGCCGACGACCACAGCGTCGAGGACCTCTCCTGCCCCCTCTGTGGCGGCGGGAGCCTCGAAGAGATCGAACTATGA
- a CDS encoding type 1 glutamine amidotransferase has product MSRLRFALLNAAHGDENTSRNFRRELDADLAEFDATEGELPADHAFDGVVITGSRSSVYWDEAWIPALIDWVAEAHERGVPILGVCYGHQVLAEALGGRVAGMDDFEIGYNAIERRPEAADDELLGDLGDEFTAFTTHGDAVVDLPSEAELLAENEYGVHAFRAGHAWGVQFHPEYDVATAEEVTEGKRDQIGDERVDAVLADITPANYEAACEAKRLFENFTRYARGVADDLDAEASA; this is encoded by the coding sequence ATGAGCAGACTCCGTTTCGCGCTCCTCAACGCCGCCCACGGCGACGAGAACACCAGCCGGAACTTCCGGCGGGAACTCGACGCCGACCTCGCCGAGTTCGACGCCACCGAGGGCGAACTGCCCGCCGACCACGCCTTCGACGGTGTCGTCATCACCGGCTCCCGCTCGTCGGTCTACTGGGACGAGGCGTGGATCCCGGCGCTGATCGACTGGGTCGCCGAGGCCCACGAGCGCGGCGTTCCGATCCTCGGGGTCTGTTACGGCCACCAGGTGCTCGCCGAAGCCCTCGGCGGCCGCGTGGCGGGGATGGACGATTTCGAGATCGGCTACAACGCGATCGAGCGCCGGCCCGAAGCGGCCGACGACGAACTGCTCGGGGACCTCGGCGACGAATTCACCGCCTTCACCACCCACGGCGACGCCGTCGTCGACCTCCCATCCGAGGCCGAACTGCTCGCGGAGAACGAGTACGGCGTCCACGCGTTCCGCGCGGGCCACGCGTGGGGCGTGCAGTTCCACCCCGAGTACGACGTGGCGACCGCCGAGGAAGTGACCGAGGGCAAGCGCGATCAGATCGGCGACGAGCGCGTCGATGCCGTGCTGGCCGACATCACGCCAGCGAACTACGAGGCGGCGTGTGAGGCCAAGCGGCTGTTCGAGAACTTCACGCGGTACGCACGAGGGGTCGCCGACGACCTCGACGCCGAAGCGAGCGCCTGA
- a CDS encoding replication factor A (Replication protein A protects and stabilize the intermediate ssDNA that is generated by the unwinding action of a DNA helicase at the replication fork. In addition, SSBs prevent the formation of secondary structures by single-stranded template DNA.): MSELETHAAEITEQFSDHLDVTEADVQERLETLVNEYRVPLEEARRSVVSHYLDEADLERDELGSGDSELTLLGDIDEDEQWVDLEVKVADLWEPGHESIAQVGLLGDESGTMKFVAFDTSDLPELEEGTSYALSNVVTDEYEGSFSVKLNKTTTITELDEEIEVGDDAITVEGALVDVQSGSGLIKRCPEDDCTRVLQNGRCSEHGQVDGEFDLRIKAVLDDGNEVREVIFDKETTEELTGIDLEEAKQMATDALDTTVVVEEMQGDLLGHYFEVSGPVFGRYVLVDEFERLDTPADPESVLIKARSI, encoded by the coding sequence ATGAGCGAGTTAGAGACACACGCAGCGGAGATCACCGAACAGTTCTCGGACCATCTCGACGTAACCGAGGCCGACGTACAGGAGCGACTGGAGACGCTCGTCAACGAGTACCGCGTCCCCCTGGAGGAGGCGCGCCGGAGCGTCGTCAGCCACTACCTTGACGAGGCCGACCTCGAACGCGACGAACTCGGCAGCGGCGACAGCGAACTCACCCTGCTGGGCGACATCGACGAGGACGAACAGTGGGTCGACCTCGAAGTCAAGGTCGCCGACCTCTGGGAGCCCGGCCACGAGTCCATCGCGCAGGTGGGCCTGCTGGGCGACGAGAGCGGGACGATGAAGTTCGTCGCCTTCGACACCTCGGACCTCCCCGAACTTGAGGAAGGCACGAGCTACGCCCTCTCGAACGTCGTCACCGACGAGTACGAGGGGAGCTTCTCGGTCAAACTCAACAAGACCACGACGATCACCGAACTCGACGAGGAGATCGAGGTCGGCGACGACGCCATCACCGTCGAGGGCGCGCTCGTCGACGTACAGTCGGGCTCGGGCCTGATCAAGCGCTGTCCCGAGGACGACTGCACGCGCGTGCTCCAGAACGGCCGCTGTTCGGAGCACGGGCAGGTCGACGGCGAGTTCGACCTCCGGATCAAGGCCGTCCTCGACGACGGCAACGAGGTCCGCGAGGTCATCTTCGACAAGGAGACCACCGAGGAACTGACCGGGATCGACCTCGAGGAAGCCAAACAGATGGCCACCGACGCCCTCGACACGACCGTCGTCGTCGAGGAGATGCAGGGCGACCTGCTGGGCCACTACTTCGAAGTCTCTGGCCCCGTCTTCGGACGCTACGTGCTCGTCGACGAGTTCGAGCGCCTCGACACGCCGGCCGATCCGGAGAGCGTGCTGATCAAAGCGAGGTCGATCTAA
- a CDS encoding RPA family protein — protein MSNNAPMREVARRVFAAEFNDASHTFKESDDERAPAYQLLPTGEKANRVFFVGTLTEKEDIGEDNEYWRGRIVDPTGTFFVYAGQYQPEAASTLRDLEPPAYVAVVGKPRTYETDDGTVNVSVRPESITVVDAATRDRWVVETAERTVERVAAFDDEGNEYARMAADRYDDLDPDNYRESAIEALRSMDGAEAADEEEAEPTP, from the coding sequence ATGTCCAACAACGCCCCCATGCGCGAAGTCGCCCGCCGCGTCTTCGCCGCCGAGTTCAACGACGCCAGCCATACGTTCAAGGAGTCCGACGACGAGCGCGCCCCAGCCTACCAACTCCTCCCGACGGGGGAGAAGGCCAACCGCGTGTTCTTCGTCGGCACCCTGACCGAGAAGGAGGACATCGGCGAGGACAACGAGTACTGGCGCGGTCGTATCGTCGACCCGACGGGGACGTTCTTCGTCTACGCCGGCCAGTACCAGCCCGAGGCCGCCTCCACGCTGCGTGATCTCGAACCGCCCGCCTACGTCGCCGTCGTCGGCAAACCCCGAACCTACGAGACCGACGACGGCACGGTGAACGTCTCGGTTCGCCCCGAGTCGATCACCGTCGTCGACGCCGCGACCCGGGACCGCTGGGTCGTCGAAACCGCCGAGCGAACGGTCGAGCGCGTCGCCGCATTCGACGACGAAGGGAACGAGTACGCCCGGATGGCCGCGGACCGCTACGACGACCTCGACCCCGACAACTACCGCGAGTCCGCCATCGAGGCGCTCCGGAGCATGGACGGCGCCGAGGCCGCCGACGAGGAAGAGGCCGAACCGACGCCGTAG
- a CDS encoding NAD(P)/FAD-dependent oxidoreductase, protein MRVAVVGGGAVGVTAAHDLAAAGVDVRLYERDSELGDDRTSPREQVEGSSHRAAGLLAPRPTDAVGAEIATRSLDRFEWLADRDHRFSVEPTPQVTLVGADAEDKQAALREQVAEAREQGVDVGCHEPAEIADRFPEVDFSGVGLAAVTERAAYVTPGPGAYVAAMADQAREAGVDCWTGVEASLSHEGDGPRVDNERFDAVIVAAGGWSKRVLAPTGIQLPIKPYRVQALVSEADYAGPMVHDAEAGVYFRPHPSGLLAGDGTVPEEIDPDGWEPTGDDWFVEGALDAVRSRTGHDADADAAWAGIATATPDREPLLGAVESDLYVATGWQGHGFLRAPGTGEAIADLVLGERDPIERYDPGRFTGVPEFAVEEGMSI, encoded by the coding sequence ATGCGCGTAGCCGTCGTCGGCGGCGGCGCCGTCGGCGTCACCGCGGCCCACGACCTCGCGGCCGCCGGCGTCGACGTGCGCCTCTACGAGCGCGATTCGGAACTGGGCGACGACCGCACCAGCCCCCGCGAGCAGGTCGAGGGAAGTTCCCACCGTGCGGCCGGGTTGCTCGCGCCCCGCCCCACCGACGCCGTGGGCGCCGAAATCGCCACGCGCTCGCTCGACCGCTTCGAGTGGCTGGCTGACCGTGATCACCGCTTCTCCGTCGAGCCGACGCCGCAGGTCACGCTCGTCGGCGCCGACGCCGAGGACAAACAGGCCGCGCTCCGCGAACAGGTCGCCGAGGCCCGCGAGCAGGGCGTCGACGTGGGCTGTCACGAGCCTGCCGAGATCGCCGACCGCTTCCCCGAGGTGGACTTCTCGGGTGTCGGCCTCGCGGCCGTGACCGAGCGCGCGGCGTACGTGACACCCGGGCCGGGCGCGTACGTCGCGGCCATGGCCGACCAAGCGCGCGAGGCCGGTGTCGACTGCTGGACGGGCGTCGAAGCCAGTCTCTCCCACGAGGGGGATGGCCCCCGTGTCGACAACGAGCGCTTCGACGCCGTGATCGTCGCCGCCGGCGGCTGGAGCAAGCGCGTGCTGGCGCCGACGGGCATCCAACTGCCGATCAAGCCATACCGCGTACAGGCGCTCGTCTCCGAGGCCGACTACGCCGGGCCGATGGTCCACGACGCCGAGGCGGGGGTCTACTTCCGCCCCCACCCCTCGGGGCTGCTGGCCGGCGACGGAACGGTCCCCGAGGAGATCGACCCCGACGGCTGGGAGCCCACCGGCGACGATTGGTTCGTCGAGGGCGCACTCGACGCCGTGCGCAGCCGAACCGGCCACGACGCCGACGCCGACGCCGCGTGGGCCGGGATCGCCACGGCGACCCCCGATCGGGAGCCGCTGCTCGGGGCCGTCGAGTCGGACCTCTACGTCGCCACGGGCTGGCAGGGCCACGGGTTCCTGCGTGCGCCGGGGACGGGCGAGGCGATCGCCGACCTCGTCCTCGGGGAGCGCGACCCGATCGAACGCTACGACCCCGGCCGGTTCACCGGGGTCCCCGAGTTCGCCGTCGAAGAAGGGATGTCGATCTGA
- a CDS encoding Hsp20/alpha crystallin family protein, with protein MTDLSDIGGSAVDAVMERVGRGVSRMQERKPLPYDLLESEDAYLVVFDAPGVEPSDVQVRFVDGEVQVRADRFRAFHEDFETRFPGRGLALSGRAKLPPDALVDAEGADATLTDNGTLEVRIPKDASGTEVPISADEAEAEDDPDDAGDA; from the coding sequence ATGACGGACCTGAGTGACATCGGCGGCTCGGCCGTCGACGCGGTGATGGAGCGGGTGGGTCGCGGCGTGAGCCGGATGCAAGAGCGGAAACCCCTGCCCTACGACCTGCTCGAGAGCGAGGACGCCTACCTCGTCGTCTTCGACGCCCCCGGCGTCGAACCCTCGGACGTGCAGGTGCGCTTCGTAGACGGCGAGGTACAGGTGCGTGCGGACCGCTTCCGGGCGTTCCACGAGGATTTCGAGACGCGGTTCCCCGGCCGCGGGCTGGCGCTGTCAGGGCGCGCGAAACTGCCGCCGGACGCGCTGGTCGACGCCGAGGGCGCCGACGCGACGCTCACCGACAACGGGACCCTCGAAGTCAGAATCCCCAAGGACGCGAGCGGCACCGAGGTGCCGATCTCTGCCGACGAGGCGGAAGCGGAGGACGACCCCGACGACGCGGGCGACGCGTAG
- a CDS encoding phosphoribosyltransferase, with protein MSDLPEDFDCTITDWEYIYGLCRDVADDVREDSFEPDVVVALARGGWFAGRCICDFLGLDDLTSLKMEHYVGAAQKSDSAEVRYPMPEGSVEGKDVLIIDDIADTGGSIKRADEYVRERGAGSVRTATLQLLDTSEFDPDYVGERLAEWTWVVYPWNFIEDMVDLLSGAMAQEDGAEVFDEEAIRALLAEHHGIDRIEMEIAQPDRLEEVLDEMVHRGYLAEEGDAWRLVSEDGNA; from the coding sequence ATGAGTGATCTCCCCGAGGATTTCGACTGTACGATCACCGACTGGGAGTACATCTACGGGCTGTGTCGGGACGTGGCCGACGACGTGCGCGAGGACTCCTTCGAGCCGGACGTAGTCGTCGCGCTGGCCCGCGGCGGCTGGTTCGCCGGCCGGTGTATCTGTGACTTCCTCGGCCTCGACGACCTGACGAGCCTGAAGATGGAACACTACGTCGGCGCCGCACAGAAGTCCGACAGCGCCGAGGTGCGCTACCCGATGCCCGAGGGAAGCGTCGAGGGCAAGGACGTGCTGATCATCGACGACATCGCCGACACCGGCGGCTCGATCAAGCGCGCCGACGAGTACGTCCGCGAGCGCGGTGCCGGCTCGGTCCGGACCGCCACGCTCCAACTGCTCGACACTTCCGAGTTCGACCCGGACTACGTCGGCGAGCGACTGGCGGAGTGGACGTGGGTCGTCTACCCGTGGAACTTCATCGAGGACATGGTCGACCTGCTCTCGGGTGCGATGGCCCAGGAGGACGGGGCCGAGGTCTTCGACGAGGAGGCGATCCGCGCGCTGCTCGCCGAGCACCACGGGATCGACCGGATCGAGATGGAGATCGCCCAGCCCGACCGGCTGGAGGAGGTACTCGACGAGATGGTCCACCGGGGCTACCTCGCCGAGGAGGGCGATGCGTGGCGGCTCGTCTCCGAGGACGGCAACGCCTGA
- a CDS encoding aminoglycoside phosphotransferase family protein — translation MSETAIHDALTTHTTDYEIVRELHRVRPHATYEVRLKGERAVCKVETHPEADLGAEAAAMQYVGEATSVPVPEPLAVGDDHLVARWMDAVPEDAPPRDEARIRALGRGLATLHAETAEIGWTGALQPASAVDDPATPPIDSDPRWSDTLLAMLEDRARYLAEVGYGGLAGEVLAWAREERDLFDTAGDAVLCHGNYFGEHVAIGKGADQVHVAVRSSGDGVHVALGGEGDEIAAVIDFEHALAAPAGWDYLRTVMPVFGPGADHGVPERVFREAYESVRPLPAGFDRRREAYVLCNGLSYLRSLHLQRGNRDPSHAVARRARTMATALRDRLAEQRT, via the coding sequence ATGTCCGAAACAGCGATCCACGACGCCCTGACGACACACACCACCGACTACGAGATCGTCCGCGAACTGCACCGCGTCCGCCCACACGCCACCTACGAGGTGCGCCTCAAGGGCGAGCGGGCGGTCTGCAAGGTCGAAACGCACCCCGAAGCGGACCTCGGCGCCGAGGCCGCGGCGATGCAGTACGTCGGCGAGGCCACGAGCGTCCCCGTCCCCGAACCCCTCGCGGTCGGCGACGACCACCTCGTCGCGCGCTGGATGGACGCCGTCCCCGAGGACGCGCCGCCGCGGGACGAAGCGCGTATCCGGGCGTTGGGCCGGGGACTGGCGACGCTACACGCCGAGACGGCGGAGATCGGCTGGACGGGGGCCCTCCAGCCCGCGAGCGCCGTCGACGACCCCGCGACGCCACCGATCGACAGCGATCCGCGCTGGAGCGACACCCTGCTCGCGATGCTCGAAGACCGGGCGCGCTATCTGGCGGAAGTGGGCTACGGCGGCCTCGCGGGCGAGGTGCTCGCGTGGGCCCGCGAGGAGCGCGACCTGTTCGACACGGCCGGTGACGCGGTGCTCTGTCACGGGAACTACTTCGGGGAACACGTCGCGATCGGCAAGGGCGCCGATCAAGTGCACGTCGCCGTCCGCAGCAGCGGCGACGGCGTGCACGTCGCGCTCGGCGGCGAGGGGGACGAAATCGCGGCGGTCATCGACTTCGAACACGCGCTGGCGGCGCCGGCCGGCTGGGACTACCTCCGGACGGTCATGCCCGTCTTCGGTCCCGGTGCCGACCACGGGGTGCCCGAGCGCGTCTTCCGGGAGGCGTACGAGTCGGTCCGCCCGCTGCCGGCGGGGTTCGACCGGCGTCGGGAGGCGTACGTCCTCTGCAACGGCCTCTCGTACCTCCGGTCGCTGCACCTCCAGCGCGGGAACCGGGACCCATCTCACGCCGTCGCCCGACGCGCCCGGACGATGGCGACCGCTCTCCGGGACCGCCTCGCCGAGCAGCGGACCTGA
- a CDS encoding DCC1-like thiol-disulfide oxidoreductase family protein codes for MAKPRMVYDDDCGFCTWCAALGVRFGDVEPVGFAELSPDQKARLPEGWQESAHLLTDDAVYSGGAAIQGVLVRMSVVFVGAFWLLEKVPGYDRLRERLYRWAADRRDWWGRLVSRDGL; via the coding sequence ATGGCCAAGCCGCGGATGGTGTACGACGACGACTGTGGGTTCTGTACGTGGTGTGCGGCGCTGGGCGTCCGGTTCGGCGACGTGGAGCCGGTCGGCTTCGCGGAACTCTCGCCCGACCAGAAAGCCCGACTGCCCGAGGGCTGGCAGGAGTCGGCGCACCTACTGACCGATGACGCGGTCTACTCCGGCGGGGCGGCGATCCAGGGCGTGTTGGTCAGGATGAGCGTCGTCTTCGTCGGCGCGTTCTGGCTACTGGAGAAAGTACCGGGCTACGACCGCCTTCGGGAGCGGCTCTACCGCTGGGCTGCCGACCGGCGTGACTGGTGGGGGAGGCTCGTCAGTCGGGACGGCCTATAG